The Harmonia axyridis chromosome 3, icHarAxyr1.1, whole genome shotgun sequence nucleotide sequence TGGTCTATAGTTGTTGACCAACTGCACTGAACCTTTTTTATGAACAGGAACAACTCTTGCTACCTTAAGTATTTTCGGGAAGATGTTATCTTTTAAGcataaattcatcaatttggtgAGTGGACCAATTAATTCATTTACTAGACTCTTGACTATTCtgatattgaatccataatagtCTCGACTACTCTTATTATTTAGTTTCATAATGATATCTCTAACCGAAGCCTCAGATACAAGAGAGAACTTAAATCGAATATCATGTAATCTGGACCCTATCGAACTACagtagttattcataaattccgCCGATGTCCTTCTAGATTGTGGTATATTCATGATGATCTCTTTGGGTGAATCAACGAAAAATTGGTTGAATCTATTAGCAGTGATATTATTTTtacttgttatttttttcttcaacagaTTGGTACTACTTTTGATAATATTCCATACAGATCTTGGATTATAATTATGTTTCCGGATATAGTTGTCATTATATTGCTTTTTTGCAATCTTAATTTCACgtcgatataatttttgatagtcACTTACTATTTTCTTCGCATTGGGTGTCTTATAAACATCAACAAGAtctctataaaaaattaatctctCGCGCATATTTTTCAGATCATTACTGAACCAAGAAATAGGCAAGGAGTTAACAGAATGCTTATATGTTTTTTGGGGAAATGATAAATCCACACAATTCTTTATAAATGTCACAAACATATCAAACTTGCTCTCTGTACCAATATTAGTATCCCATATAAAATCCCAACAAATATCCCTAACCAGATATTTGAGAGTATCCATTCCCACCCTAGTAAGTGGTCTACACACAGTTACTTCACCAACTCCTCGTGTTCCTACATCACAAACAAATTCAGTCTCTATGCCCAAGTGATCAGAGAAACCCAGATCAATCACGCAACCCCTACAATCATCAACATTTGTGAAAATGTTATCCAAACATGCACTTCCTCTAGTAACAGACGACACAATACCATGGAGACCATATGAAGAGAAAAGATCCACGATCGCAGATTTATTAGTGCTATCTCTGAGAAAATTAATGTTAAAATCCCCCAGGACGAAAACACGAAAGTCACAACAATTTATTAATTCTAAAATACTTgcaattacatccagaaaaacattGAAGTTACCCAGTGGAGATCGATAAACAGCTATAATCAAGGTCTTTAATTGAGTGGACTGGATTGCACAAACCTCACTTTCCACTTCCACTGATTTTAAGTTTATATCATTTCTGGGTACAAATTTATCAACATGAAAATTTCTAACAGCGGCCGCCACACCACCATGACCACGATGCCCACGGGAATAGGAAGAAAGAACTGTAAAATCATGCAACTTTACTTGCTCCAGCTCCCTCATACACATCCAATGTTCACTGAACAAAACAATATCGTGATCTAAACATAAAGCCTCTATTTGTTCGATCTTATTACGAAGACATTGGACATTTATATGAAGAAGCCTCAGCCTTAGACTACGCTGTCCCTTCTCCCCcccttctgaaaaaaattctgaaaattaaaagctCTTATAATTGCACCACTAGGCCAAAAATCTTTATTGTTTAACAATTTATAAGTATCGTCATTAGGAGCGCCTATACTGAACGCAGAATTGGATCCTACAGTGTTCAATTTTTTAACGATAATATTCTCTGATGTCTTCAAATTACTCAAATACTTTTTGACTGCTTCCTCTGAAATATCACCTGCAATTCTTCCAAGATATATCCACCGCTTTTTTGGTGCACCCTTAATGTTATCTTGTTCAGGGGCATTGATTCCAGTACACACTGTTGCTGTTTTGCCTTTACGTTTCCCAGGTACTACTTTCCATTCATTTGTCTTTTTGTCAGAATATGGCTGTTCAGCATGGCTATGGTCAACCTCATTGATTACAGTTTTGACATTTGAACTATCTTGACCCTTATTAGTTTTATTCATAGTTGCTCCCACATTTTTAGAACTTCTGGTATTCCTCACATAGCCACCTTCGTTACCTATGTTCGAGTTTAACACAGATGCTTCGCTAATTAATTGCAGATTAGATACGTTCTTGGACCCATATGTAGAACTGATAGGTTGTTTTTCCGTATTATAAGTTGTTGCAGTCGGAAAACAAATCTGTTTTTGTTGTGTcggtatttcatttttatttattatcaatttctGCAAATTAATTGTATAATCCAAATCATTTATGGACTTTTGCATTAATTCTTTTTCACGGTTTAAACATATTATCTCCTTTTTAAGTATTTCATTATCATCATGTGGAATTACAGACGATTTATccaatgttttcagtttttcacaacATGAATCGCAAAAccattttacatttttattttccGAGAAAATTCTCAACCATGCATCCTTTAGAGATGCACACACTACATGTAGTTTCATTGCACATAATGAACACTTTACTAATTTGGTATTAACCACAAAATTATCAGAGCACTTCTTACATACATCCGCACTCTCCAACATCTTGAAAGATTGATCATGATCATATGATCATGTAAAATCGAATATATGCTGATTGAACTCTTGAGCAAACGTGGTTCTATCTAcgtgatgattttttgttgaaagttTATGGACAGCATCAAGGTTTTTTGCTGCAGCAACGGATGTTCGACCTttaaccaaaaataaaaaacaatatacCAGCGGGATCGATGACTACTTTCGACATTCGTTATAACTTTTCACTCATGCAAAAATCCAgcttgaaggaaataatttaaACGGGAAAATCTATTTCGAGCAGATTATGAATTCgtagaaatttgaatttcatgattTGGTGAATGAAGTATAAAAATTGTATGGCGATTGACTACTCGTATCGATGAACCGAGGAATATctgattttcctttgtacccCAAATTTAGGAACTGCTGTATAAAAGTACCAAACCTCGAATAGCTCTGCTATCTGGCTCATTCGATTTGAATCAACAATGAAATTTTCCCTTCTCATTTTCCTCGGATCTTTCCGTGTGGTGAAAGCAggtgaaaattgttttttggcTTGAATACCCCTACCGAGTACCAGAATGTCAACTGACTCAACTCCTCTATCGGTGTTTCTTCATTCAATTCAATAGAAACCCTTAGGAAGTACAAAGATCTCAATACCCCGAGAATTTTATCATAACGACACGTCAACATTTAGAAATATGAAGATAATGGACCCAAGAACAGAACCCTGTGTTTTACCGTTTAAACTAACCCTATCtaaggaattatttatggtGGTCTTCTTACTCCTTAGTTGTAAATAATCTCTTAGAAGTAACGATAAATTATATTGCTTACATCCATTcccacagtttttttttttatttctataaatatatatataggtcGATCGAGATTTGATTGCGACTGCACGTCGCCACGAGAGGCGCGCACATGCGGTGGAATTACACCGACCAAACTCTGACCGTCACATCCAAAGACAATACCACAACACGTATACGTGACACAGCATCTACAGCAGATAAAAAAGGCAATAACTGTTGATTTGCCCCGGCGATAACGCTTCCGAAAACCCAATTCCGCCGCTGATTACACGTTTCAGCTTGAAAAAGTGGGCAAATTGGGCGCCAGGTGTGTggcataaaaaataataattggttTTCGCAAAGGCAGAATGGGGTGGCGCACCTAACATAATGCCGGTGCTCTCACAATGTTATAATATACGGGCAAGTAAGTGAACGACAATGCCTTTCAAAAGGAGGACGGCCATTCTCTGTTGAGGTTCATAATAGAATATAACCGGCTTATTTATTGGGGTGCCATAAAGTACAACCAGGCATTTATTATCTATGGTGCTGGATGCCGTCAGTTTGCTCGGACGAAATTTATAGGATCTGTGTCTCTCCTTCTCTCTCTCTTCCCCCCCGTTGCCTGGATCAAGCAGGCCGTGACTCCATAATTCAAGTTATATggtcttttcaatttttccgtaATAAATATGTTTTCTGAATGGGTGGAGAGGGAGCGACAGAAGGGGTACTAGGGGTTGCTGGGAGATGTTCTGCATGTTCGTGCAGAAACTTATTGGTTTAGGGGTTGTAAATATAGGGTTCTGTAGTATCAGATATGGAATATCTGATGGAAATGACGTGTTTTTGGAGTTCACTCATTTTTATGAGAATCTGCTAGAAAAGGCTGTTAGGGATGACGATTAGAACATTTCTTATCGGTTTAGGGGTTGCAAAGAGGGTTTTGACGTATAAGATATGGAATATTTGATGGAAGTGATGCCCGACTTGGAATTATGTAAGAATAACAATtccaaaattcattcagaaaagaGAAGAGAAATGAGGAAGGCACTGATTTGAAATCAGGTGCTTTTGAGCGTTGAATTAATATGCTAATTGCGCCTTTGATGGTCAAATATACCATGtttctacactgtgtccgtaaagtatggaacaaattcatttttagctaaacagaccattttaagaaataatcctgaaacacgtcgattttttattttatttaaccgtattttaaaatgataatctaatatacagggtgaattactttcgagtaatgacgtcatcgaaatttttttcaaatggaacacccccattttgtctcaattttccgataacGATAGCTgacctgattccaaaaatgtatcatatgttgattccaattggtacagggaaTTTGTTCCAttctttacggacacagtgtatacaaaTACATACATGCAAAAGCACCTGACTTCTTTGCATGTACAATGTTGCAAGTCTAGAACCTTTTCGGCCTATTGAACCTACAATTATAGTCAAGACATTCTGGGACGTTGGTGGTACGAAAGGGATATATTTATCTCTACCAAATGCAATAATTTGGGTGGGTATTACAGCTGTTACAAACTTCTTCATAGACAAACAAATCAGAAGAAACATAAATAAATGCATTCTGTCTCATCAAAGGTCTTTTTTCTATAACTTAATACAGCAACAGCTGGTATTCAACGTATTAATTATGTTAGTTTGAAAacgaaaatttccaatttcctTATTCAAAACCATGTGATGTTCATCTGTTTCTAGTCAAAATAGAGCGCAATTCAAATGCTGTGTTCTTAACTCTTAGcaacataaaaaatataggtccaAGAACAGAGCCCTATGGTACTCCGTTTGAACTAATTTCATCAAAGATGAAATGGAACTAAGTTTCTTCGAAATAAGGGACGCTTGCAAATAGATATATTGACAGTAACTTATGGCTTTGTTATAATTactgaatattattattgattgataAAGTGGATTTGTTTTCGAAATCAAAATATAGGAACTTTTCGAATTGAGCATCGAGACTACATGTTTACTGACTTATATATGTGGTCTTATCAATCAAATTGACATCCAAACCTGTAAGAAATTCAACCCTTGCAATTTATTGGTGAACCTTTCAGTTAATCCCAAAAAAAACCACCAGTTCCACCTCATCAAATGAATGAAGCCCATTTACAACCCCCATTCTCATCAAACGAAATCCTCCATCTGAATATTCCTATGCAAGAAGGGGTTGATGTTTCAACTTGCATTCTGTACGCCAAATGGAAGGTTCAAAGTTCAACGCATTCCAACAAAGTCCTGCACTTTGGAAACAACCCGAAATCTCTCGACTAAGGGTGCATATCGTCCAAACCGGAACAGCCCTCTTCAGGGTTGACAGCTGTAACAATACTGCCCTGACAGTTACGAACCTTGTGTTATTACGTAACTTGCCCTAGCTGTCTGATCACCCGACATGGTCATTATAACGATTTGAGTGACAATTTCCGGCGATTTCATTGGTCCAGTGCTGTAGAaacaaaagtttaatttttcggATCATTTACGAAATTTTgggaaataaataaatgaaagtgtagGATCTGAATATCGGCTGTCATAATAACATTTTGATTATATCATGACAGATCGATAAGTGATAATTGGAGGTTTGTGAACATATAGTGTAACAAGTGGAAGAGCAATAATAAGTGCATTTTTCCATTTaccaaatattttcagttgaggTCTACCTTTCACCTCGACGGAATCGTTGGATACTGGAGCTCAAAAAATCTCTGAATGACTCATTGAAAAAGCAAAGCCTCACTGTTTAGAGTGTTTGTGAtctggaaaaattaattttgaggcAGTTGAAAGGACTTATTCTCGATAACCAGGACGATACCACTTACCATACCTCATACGAAGCAAATAATACTTATTTCATGTGTAGGATTGATGCATATTTTATTTCCAAACCATATGGCTGTGTCAGAAAACGAATAGAGGAGCAGAATGTTTGGGTTGATACTGGATTGAAACTCAAGCCATGACAATTATGGATTccgtaaaaaaattcaatgttgAGTATCAAACTGAAAAGGATCATAAGACTCTTTCAAGTTTGTcaacaaaagaaatcaaataaataGTATCAAAGCTTGCCGAAGAAGCCACAAGATCATTTGAAAGTAAAAATGGTGACTATACCTAATCCTCTAGAAAAGAAATAATACGAATTAAAAACAACGAACATagaaaataaacaaacaaaatggCTTGGGGAAAAATATattcctctaatacataattatttAGAAAAAACAAGAAGTAAATACAGGAAAGATAATAATCCATAACACCTGAACATTGGAATGAATTGAAGTGAATTGAACTGCCACTAAAATAGGAcaacttcaaatttcaatgcCAGCCCACAAGAACTACACATTAAACATTCTGTCCGTCCGTGTAGGTAGACGATAATTTTCGAACGGGAGTTgcagggtaggttcggatcttgaATACCGCAGTTGAGCACGTTGAgcaagtagaatatcgaaaaaaaacgccttatatttcagtgacaacagattccatcgagttgaaattttcatgtaCTATATACCTACcttataacaatttcaagcttcgtgttgTTCATTTTGTGTTAATAGTGGCgctagaaccatagaaatttccagcaaaatatcgaaaacagATTAATAAAGTCATaaacttttgagcgctcattcattcattcgcCTATATAAAGTTAGGTGTTGGCGAATGAATgcacgagcgctcaaaagttcccgatttcacgtcagtgctttccccgTTTTTTATATCGCAAAACCCCTTTGAGCCCAGCCCAGCCTCCGTCACTGCTCAGCCTCTTGCTCCCTCACAATGAAGATTGATGTGGGCGGCGTTGACAGAGGGTAAAAGTGGCGTAGAGGGTGGAAGGGGAGGAAACAAGCCGCACAAATACATCATCTTCGCCGGAGTTCTCATGTCACCACAATTTATTGACTAGAATAGATGATGGATCtattattaaaataatatttGTCATTGTCAACGAGGGTGACTATTAGCTGAAAAAACATCGGGTTGTCATGGCGTTTGACGTTTCCCAACCATCAATTTTATACTTGATAATAGTTGTGGAAACGTTTCCATTCAAAGGCTTACGGAATATTCTTAGTCTCTGAAGCATTTTCAATATGTTTATACAGCAGATATAAATCCCAAATTGGCACATTTTGTAGATTGATTTTGGTCGTTCTCAAAATGTGGTAAAACTCTTCATAAACATTATAATTCTATTTCATAAACATCTGACAACTGTTGGATTTTGGTTTTACTTTTTTGAAGTTGAATTAAGGTGTCTCAGCAACTAGACCATTGACTCATAGTACAATGTACTTATCCTCTAGGTTTTTTATGTGGACgttctgaaatgaaaatagaaTGATAGCCATATAATCAAAATTGGTTGTAATTCATCTTCAGATGCCTACTATTGTTTCTGACTGTgttttttcaagttcaaattcAGATTCACAAATCTTCATATTGTTTTCGAATTATCATCTTGCATACAGTTGATATTATATCGTAAATATTATTAGGTTGTTATCATATGCAACTGGGCCTCTACTGGTTGTCAATTGTCttcattttctgatattttcgtAAGATAAAGAGCTTttggaatattattatttccttaGCCAGATTCATAATTGATTCTATATTATTCTCTCCTAACTTCGAAAAATCATCAACTCTCATCATGTTCTCATAGTAGATTTTGAAGCCATTtctattaaattttttctacTTACCACTGAAAAGCAAATAATTCTTATGGTTAGAATTGTCTAATCAGTTAGTTATAAACCACTCAACAAAGAGTTGAGCAATAATTCTGCTGTATATACCTTTCACGAAAAATTTATATAGTACTTCAGTTATCTACAACAGAATGCAGTTAATGTAGCtttaatataataaattgataatttgaaaGCACAAatatgatatttatgaaatgaaatagtCACGAATCATTGGAGTTATAACACAACTTTGCTGGTTGGGAGAGTTGGAcggtaaataataatattttttcgtttttgttttcattgctTGAAGTGAATGTACCTTAGTGGGTTTCAGTTACTTCGATATGGAGATTTGGGACAATTTGTCATGTCTATGACAGATGACTCGCTTTTCGTTGTGgaacaacaaaattttatttttttgcttcTGTATTTCTTTTGACTTTTTATTTGTTGACATCAGTGTCAGTTTTTACctcctttttcttttctttacaTCTTCAGATATTTGTGCCAAAGGTGGTGTAACGATGATCTTCGCAAATTCAAAACTCTTGTACTCTTCTCAATGGAGAGTTTGGGATCTTCACGAACAGACCACACAACCCTTTTCACATTCTCTTCCCTTTTCAATAATCTTGGGTGCTGTAGTTTTGGCTTATCTTTTCTTGAACCGGTTTTCCTTTTTCACCCATTTCCGAATGAAAGGATTGCTTGGCGCATCATTTAAATGACAAAAACCCCGAATATTGAAGGAATTTCTTCGCGTTATAGGCgcagaatcaattttttttaaattcgctTACGAACAACGAGCAATTCGCTCCCGAGAAATTATACATAGCGACAAATGTCTGGCTACTGATCGACATATGCCTTTGCTACTCCAAATTGTTGCATTCAGGCAGTAAACTAAAGAAATATGAACTTCCTTTTGATGCTCCTTATATTTTACCTCGAAGAGAAAATTAAACAACTTCCTAAAAGGCCAAAATCGATAACCAGCTGTACCAATTCTACACTGTTGACATTTAAGCGACACATGTGGACCACCATTCATCAATATAATCCAGCCACATTCCAATAGAACTAGCCAATACTATAACTACGACATTCACACATCTCATATTCATCAATGGAATCTATCTCATCTAAAATAGGAGGTTTAACGAACACGACACCTTCATGGCAAGGCATCTGGGGTCAGAACGTCACGAAAACCTTCCTTGCCACCCCTAAACTCACCGAGATCGTCACCATCAGTCGTACAAGCCTCAACAACGGAA carries:
- the LOC123677140 gene encoding uncharacterized protein LOC123677140 yields the protein MTMSGDQTARASYVITQGNEGGYVRNTRSSKNVGATMNKTNKGQDSSNVKTVINEVDHSHAEQPYSDKKTNEWKVVPGKRKGKTATVCTGINAPEQDNIKGAPKKRWIYLGRIAGDISEEAVKKYLSNLKTSENIIVKKLNTVGSNSAFKGGEKGQRSLRLRLLHINVQCLRNKIEQIEALCLDHDIVLFSEHWMCMRELEQVKLHDFTVLSSYSRGHRGHGGVAAAVRNFHVDKFVPRNDINLKSVEVESEVCAIQSTQLKTLIIAVYRSPLGNFNVFLDVIASILELINCCDFRVFVLGDFNINFLRDSTNKSAIVDLFSSYGLHGIVSSVTRGSACLDNIFTNVDDCRGCVIDLGFSDHLGIETEFVCDVGTRGVGEVTVCRPLTRVGMDTLKYLVRDICWDFIWDTNIGTESKFDMFVTFIKNCVDLSFPQKTYKHSVNSLPISWFSNDLKNMRERLIFYRDLVDVYKTPNAKKIVSDYQKLYRREIKIAKKQYNDNYIRKHNYNPRSVWNIIKSSTNLLKKKITSKNNITANRFNQFFVDSPKEIIMNIPQSRRTSAEFMNNYCSSIGSRLHDIRFKFSLVSEASVRDIIMKLNNKSSRDYYGFNIRIVKSLVNELIGPLTKLMNLCLKDNIFPKILKVARVVPVHKKGSVQLVNNYRPISIIPLFSKVLERVMQLQLTSYFESLFNSSQFGFRSGLSTTAAITELMKIINEGYSDGLYVGGLFCDLSRAFDCVSREHLLYKLRRYQFDQGAIELLGSYLSDRVQCVDVGGDLSDLSSVDCGVPQGSVLGPLLFLIYVNDLVSCDPDADFVLFADDTTVLKKAQSRELIVHILGELSSVVSEWFNSNQLSLNETKTEYMYFSMRDLGGMNSLEPIKFLGVHMEGNLSWNAHVDKVCSSITSGVFALRSLTDVVSDSVLLSVYRGFIESRITYGILCWGHDAGVKRLFGLQRKAIRVLDSNPSALVPSELGESGSGSKYIEHHIVDYRSGLQRAMLAVRDNYRPFLRFDRVFGPQAMHLPELTSKRLSTALIYCDLFILIGLMTSVTDGPRFCPVVSTD